A window of Bacteroidota bacterium genomic DNA:
CTCCTATTAATCCAGCGCAATATGGAATAAGAGTGAATGCACCTTTAATCCCTGAAAAAGTAGAATGGAACTTTGGCGATGGAAGCGGATGGCATACCAATGCACTTCTTACTGATACCATCTCCTGGATATTCAACAAACTTGGTGACTATAACATTAGCATGCGCACCACAGACAGTAATGGATGTGTGCAAATTCTGGAAAAGAAGAAATTTATAAAAGTAATTGGAATTGTTGCTGACTTTGATATGATGAATTCGCCTCAAGTCTGTGCTCCTCAACCAGTAAAATTCATTGATCAATCACTCATCATAAACAATTACAAGTACGATTACAATCAGTTAGGGCAAATAATTGACAGTTTTAAAATTGATAGTGTTGTATCTTGGAAATGGAATTTCAATGATGGACGAGGATCAAACTCAATATCACATATCAAATCACCTACGCATACATATATTAAAAATGGTGCATTTGATGTAAAACTAATTGTAAAATTACAAAATGGATGTACAGATACTATTTTGAAAAAAGAATTTATTAGAATTGAAGGTCCTGAGGCAAAGTTCTGGATTTATAAAAATGGGCAAAAGCAATATTCTGATACAATTTGCACAGGTGGATTCATTACAATTTTAGACTCAACTATAAAAACTACACACTGGCAATTTGTAAAAGGAGATAACTCGATACTGAGTGATACGGTTCAACCATTTAATAATTTGTGGGAAATTCAGTATAATACTCCAGGTGTGTATCATATTTATTTGAATGCAACGGTCAAAGTTTATTATCCAACACCACCTCCCGGCTATTGGGGCGATTGTACTGCCACTTATGGTCGTGAAGACAATCCTTATGATACCTTCTTTACTGTTGTCGTTTTAGATTATCCAGAAACCGATTTTACAGCATCGCCTGCGTCAGGAACAGCACCATTAACAATAAACTTCTCCGACAATTCTACTTTAGCCGGAGGAACAATCACAAATTATTATTGGGAATTTGGAGATGGTGGAACATCAACTCTAAAAAATCCGAGCCATACGTATACCTATGGAAATAAATATTCTGTTTCCTTAGTTTCAACTTCAGATTTCGGTTGTTCAGATACTGCAAGTAAAATGCATTTCATTAATGTTACTTCTTCATTAGCGGAATTGGATGATTCAGAACCACGTATTTATCCGAATCCAACAACTAATGAATTATTTATTGAATATGCCAATTTGATACAGGATATTTCAATCATTAATGAATTGGGTGAAATAGTGCTTAAAAGATCGGATGTTAAACAGAAATCATATCATTTCGATTTTCTTGATCTGGATGCAGGATTGTATTTGGTAAAAACAATGGATATAAACGGTAGTGTTTATTGGTCGAAGCTAACAATAATGTAGCCTGACAAGAACTGGAATAGAAAGAGTCCAAAAAGAACATAGAAACCAATTCTATGTTCTTTTTTTACTTACATTTCTCCTATAATAAACACAAATTTTGTTCAAAGTAAAATACAAAATTTATATACTCAGTCGGAATCGCTTCGCTTTTAAAAGCTTTTTTTTCATTTGTCTGTAGGTAATTTTAAACGAAAAATATTCACGTATATTTCTCCTGTAAAAAACATAAATTTTGTTCAAAGTAAAATACAAAATTTATATTCTCAGTCGGAATCGCTTCGCTTTTACATGATTTTTTTTCATTTGTCTATAGGTAATTTCAAACGAAATAAAATCATGTATATTTGATCAATCTTAATTTATAAAATTACTTAAATCTTAATTATGAAAAACTATAGTAATCTTCAAAAGACAAAAATTATTCTATTACTTTTTGTATCTGGTTTTATTTATTCCTTATCATCTGCACAATGTGACATTACTGTTTCAGAAGACACAATATGCATAGGTAGGTCTATTAGTTTTTCAATTCCTCCAACCACTACTTTCAGTAGTATTAAATGGAATTTTGGAGATGGAGTAACTAGCACACAACCTACCAGCACAGTAAACCACAGCTATTCTCTGCCAGGAATTTATATGGTTGATGTTAGACTATATAATAGCAGTGGAGGTATCACGTGTAATACCGGTATATATGTACATATTGAAAAACCTGTTGCTGATTTTGATACAATGTATAGTCCGGGAGCTTGTGCACCTCAACCAGTTAAGTTTACTGATAAATCAAGAATGATCGGAGCAATAGGACATGATAGTATTGTTAGCTGGAAATGGAATTTTCATGATAATAAAGGAAATTCCTCTATCTCCTATAATAAAGAGCCCTATCATACATATTTTTCAAATGGAGTCTTCGATGTTAGTCTAACCGTAACTACTGCAAATGGATGTATTGAAAAAGTTACAAAACCATCATTTATTTCTATTGATGGTCCTACTCCTAAATTCTGGCTTTATAAAAATGGTAAAAAGATATATACTGATACTATTTGTGTTGGAGATTTTGTTACTATTTTAGATTCATCTGAAAACACAGATGAATGGCAATTTGATAAAGGAGACAATTCTTTTTTTAATAGTATTGGCCATACTGCAAATCATCAAAGAAATATTCAGTATACAAAGGCAGGCATATATTATATTCATTTAAATGCTTCAGCCAATGTGTTTTATCCTACCCCTCCTCCTGGGTACTGGGGTGATTGCACTGCTGATTATGGTCGTAAAGACAATCCAAATGACACATTTTTCACAGTAGTTGTTTTAGATGCGGCTCAAGCATCTTTTACAGCCAGTCCAATGTCTGGTAAAGCTCCTGTTCAGGTTACGTTTACAAATACATCAACAGTTAACTCTAGTGATTTATTAAATTATTTCTGGTTTTTTGGAGATGGAGATACTTCAACCTTAATAAATCCTGTTCATGAATATACTTATGGAGCAATATTTACTGCTAAACTGGTAATTCAAACAAAATCTAATTGCAGTGGTCCCTATTATATTCAGACATTGAATATTACTTCTTCGATAGGAGAAGATGATCAATATGCTCAAAAAATCTATCCCAACCCATCAAGTGGAGAATTGCATATTGAGCATGAATGTCTGATTAAGGAAATTTCAGTACTAAATGCAGTGGGAAAAATAGTTAAACAACAAGCTCAAGTACAACAAAGAACCTATCATTTCGAATCTCTTAATTTGCAAAGAGGATTGTATTTAATTAAAACTCAAGATATAAATGGCAAACTGTATTGGTCGAAACTGACTATTTTGTAATCGTGCTTTATTCGTCACTCACTTGTCAGCCTTCCTGCAGGGCAGGAAAATGAGATTCCAGATATCCCTAATGAGATTCTGGAATGACGGTCTGGAGAACTTTTGAGATAAACTCATTCTGCAATGATGTTCGTATTAAAGTAGAGTTAATCTAGACATTAGGAATTATCCCAATGCAATAAAATCCTTTAATATTCCTTGCAGTATCAGTAAATCATTCTCTTTATTTCGGAGCAGTTTTTTTTGATCATTGCTTTCAAAAACTGCATAATCAATTTCAATCAAACGGAAATTCTTTTCTTGTAAGCTATCCCTTTTGCGTTCTTCGTATAGCTTTCGTTGTTCAGCTCTGTTTACCCCACTAATGGTCATTCTTTCAGACTTATCATCATCATTTGCTGCTGCTTGCTTATCAATAAACTCAATAACCAGATTCAATTTGTCGTAATATGCGTCAAGTGGAAGTTCTGTTCTGCTTTTTCCATCTTTATGCAAATCGCCCAAAATAAAATCGAATGTATGCTGTCGTGAAGCTGTATCGTTCAAGAGTTCATCGCACAAATCCAACAAATAGAATTCATCACTTTCTTCCTTGCTGATATTTTTGGGTTTTTTAGATTCAGGATAGGTTGTTTCTTTTGGGACAAAGCTTGCTCCTTCCCTAACCAAATACCAATAGGTGTTTTCAGGCTTTCGTTCAGCATGAACGAATGGGATTTTATCTAGTGCATTTTCTTTATCCAATGCTCTTAAAACCCTTCTCAAGGGCAAACCATTTTTATTATCTTTTCTAAAAATACCCGCTTGTATTAAGGCTGGCATTATTTCTTTGGCTGCTATCCAATCCGTTTTCGGATTTTTCTTAAAATAGGCAGCAATTACTTTATTTATTTGTGCAATGTTTTCCTCAACCATATAATGCTTGTTTATTACTAAGGCAAAAGTAGTTATTACTCAATGGATTGCAACATCAAATTAGGGTGGCAATAGATGTAGTTTGTATCAATCTAGCTAACGAAACAGATTTAATATTTCAATTAAGTGCAAGAAAATGAATATCCGTTATTGTCCTAAACTGTAAAAATTGCCTCAGATTTATGTTTAAGAGGCTAGTAAAGTTTCTGTATATCTGTGGCCTAAATATGTCTGTGATATAATAAAGGACATAGGTAATTGAAAATACTATTTTCAGTATTTCTGCATTTTTACGAATTGTTCAGTAAAAAGGATTAAATTGGAAAACATAATAAATAGTATGGGACTTAATCTCTACCTCATTTTGCTTGTCTATTACACCATTGGTGCTCTATTGGTTTTTAAATCAAACAAAAACCAAGAGGCATCTAAACGCAAGCAAAACTGGATAAAGTATTTTTCATACCTGCTAATAATGACCTCTTTGTTCACTGCTATTTTAATAAATCCAGTTATTTTTCAATATATCTGCGTGCTCATTATTGTATCAGGACTGATTGAAATCATCCGTAATCTTATAAAAAAAAGAGAAATCATTTTAGGCATACTTACCATCGCTATTTATTTAATTATTTCATTTGGATTTTATCGATTCAGTTCATTGAATCAAAATCTTTTATTCTTTACATTGGCTATAGTCACTGTTTTCGATTCATTTAGTCAACTGGCTGGTCAAGTCTTTGGCAAAAGAAAACTGTTTCCTAAAATTAGCCCAAACAAAACTATCGAAGGATTAATAGGTGGACTGATAGCATCTATGCTAACTGCATTATTGATATTTAGATTACTTGAACTTTCTTTATTTCAGTCGCTGTTTTATGGATTTGGAACAGCCTCATTTGCATTTATTGGAGACATATTATCATCCTTGTGTAAACGTAAGCTTAATATAAAAGACTTTAGCAATATTCTTCCCGGACAGGGAGGTATTATTGACCGATTTGATAGCCTGATGCTAGGTGCTATTTTTATGTTACTCATTACAAATCTTAACGTATGATCAGGCAATTAATCATTATCACCCTACTTCTGTTTGGCGTATCGGGGATTTTGTTTGGCCTCGAAATTCTACACAAAAAGTTTGCAATCAATCCTGAATATACCCGAAAATCGGGGCATGTAATCGGTACTTTAGCGAGTTTGATTTTGCTCTATACACTCGACTCGCATTGGTATGTACTTGGGCTCGAACTAAGTATTTTCTTCATCCTCTTTATCGGGAAATTAAAAGGAACTTTTAAAGCTATTGAAAATGTAAATAGAAAATCGAGTGGAAGTTATTTATTACCAGTTTCCATTTACATTCTATTTCTGGTTTCAAGCAAGTTTCAGAATAATCTGTTTTTTATTTTACCAATCTTTTTACTCGGCATAAGCGATCCGCTTGCTGGTTTGGTTGGTATACTGTTTAAAGCAAAAAGCAGAAAAATCAAACTATTCAGCTTTGCTTTTAACAAAACAATACTTGGCTCAACTACTTTTTTTGTCAGCTCACTTATTCTTTCCCTCATAACTTTATTTGCTTTTGGATTCTCATGGCAGCAAGTGATTCTGATTTCTGTTTTAGTATCAAGTGTAAGTACACTAACCGAATTAGTAAGCCCAAAAGGAATTGATAATCTGACTGTTCCTCTCGTTTCGCTTATAGTTTTACTGATTACTATTCAGTAAAGAACAGATCAAGCCAGTTAACTAATCATAAAAGAGGTTAGGAGCTATTTCCCCAGCTTATATTTAATGCAACCTTGTTCCCTTAGTTTTTGTATCGACACATTCAGATCAGCCTGTAGGACATGATCGCCTTTGCCTCGGCAAAAAGGACATGTATTGACATAGCCATCCGTATCAACATATAAATAACGCATGCCGGCTGCTGTACAACCACTTGTTCTTTGTCGGAAACTATAATAATGTGCAATGGGGTATTTCTTGAATTCTTTTTGTTGATTTAATTTGAAATAGAATTCTTCAACAATTTTATGCTGTTCTGCCGAAAGTTCAACATCTTTATCTGCGTAATTGCCTGCTTTTCGGGCTTCCAAAATCTGGATAAAGGCTACTCCCCATTTTTTTGCTAATTCAGCAAATTTCATCAAGTTGTCAGAAGAGCAAAACTCCTTGGTTACACATATATTCAGCGAAGTAGCCAAGCCAACACGATTAGCACTTTCTATGGCTTCTTTAGCCCAATCAAAGGCATTTTTATGCCTGCGAAAAGCATTGTGTTTTTCTTTATCAAAATGATCGAGACTAACAGCAACACCCGTTAAACCTGCTTTTTTCAATTGTAAGGCCTTTTCTTCATTCAAACTCATGCCTGATGTGGTAATCCAGAAATCAGAAATGCTTTTATCAGCTGAATTTAACAAAGCGATCAGATCATCAAAACGCATCATGGGTTCTCCCCCACCTAATTGAAAATGTGGTATGCTGTAGTCCTGTAATTTTCTCAGGACATTTTTGAGATCATCTAAACTCAGGCTTTCCTGTTTATTCAAATTGCCTGCTTCGTAACAATGCTCACAATTCATTTGACAGCTTTTTGTGATAGCCAGTAAAACAAGTCGAATATCTTCAGCAAGCTCAACAGATTGTCCGCTATGCTTTTTGGCAATGTTGAGAAAGTTCCTGTGAAAATGATTTGATGGCCAGGATTGAAGATTTGGTGAAATAAATACTTTTTTGTTTACCCGAGCCACTTTATTAATTTTGGTTCTTTGAGAATAATGATCCCTGAGTAATCTGACCTCCTGTTTGGTTTTTCGTAAAGCTTTAAGATTTGGGTATGCTAATATCATTTTAAAAGCTACACTGAGTGAAATTCGCGCTAATAAAATAGACTTCGCTAATCCTGATAAAATTGGGGGATTCATTGACAATAATTGACTGGATTCAAATAGCTATTACTGAGCTGTTACATAGGTTTTTACTAATTGATCATACAGATCTTTGGAATAAATAGAAAATCCGCCATCCCTCTTAAGCTTGACGAGTTTTGCATAATCCGGTTTGCTGTTGTAGGTATTATTTCGAATATAATATCCACTTCCTTTTAGGATTAATGTATAAGTAAGGTCTTTATTGTATTCTATTGCCCGAAACTCAACAGTAATATCCTCACCAATACTTTTTTGGTTCATACATAAATCATCAATTGCTAACAAATCGGTTGTGTAATCATGTCCTGATGAATCTTTAGCAGAAAATGGTTTTAAGGATTCAATAGCTAAATCGAGGTCTTCTGTAAAATCAATTGCGGCATAGTCCAGTTCCCAAAACATAAAACCTGCTTTCAAAAGTATTTCAATATTATCTCCTTCAATATCTGACAAATTTATTGGGACAACAATATCCCTGAATACATTTGAGCCTACTGTATTAATATGATCTACATAGGTCCAGCCTTTTGACGTTTTAACTAAAACCTGCATCTGAACACCATTTCGAATTGATCCCTCCAATACTTCACCTCCATCTTTTGCCATCTGTTTTTGCTGCCAATTGGGATAAAGTGTACCCAAATTCTTACAGATTTCGTTATAGGTATAAGCTGACCATGGCGAGTTTTTCAGATTCAGATGTAATTTGGCCTGAGTTGCATCTTGCTTTTCAAAATTTAGCTGTATGGAACTTAAATTATCATTATCCAACAATTGATCAAAAGAATACACTTTGCCATCTCTTGATTTTAATTCCTCCAAATATTGATCAGTTGATTCTATTCCTACACTTTTAGCTTCACATGGAGCTGATATGCTATGCAAAACACCATCCTGACTTGGAATAACCTCAATATTTTCCTGATGCTCAACAATAAGTAATTCTAATGAGTTGGTATATAAATCATCATTCCTGTTATTGGCAAAAGTGAACTTGAAGCTATTATCAGTTGGTTTAATATCCTTTAACACCATATAGTCGGTTCGTTCAAGATTTGGATAAACTGAGCCAGGATAAAGATTTCCCAAAAGTGCTCCATCATGTTCAATATCAGCATATACATAGGGACAATTGCAGGCTATCAGCAGAAATATAGACAATGCTCCCACTGCAGATGCTGCAGAAGAAACAATATACGATACAGTAGTTGCACCATTGGCTGTTTCAAAATACTCAGCCCTACTAATAGAGCTAAAAGGGATGCTTATTGAATTATTGTCCATTATAACTTCATCAACATAGAGATTAAGTAGATCCATGTATCCGATCTTTTTCCTACTATAATAGCCAAGATTCTTATTCTTAACTTTATTGATATATTTTTCAAGCTGTATGGGCACATCATTGTAGTTAGCATTGATTACTCCTGCGCCATTATCGATCTTAATATTTGACAATTCAATTTTTGATTCTGCATTAAAATTAACAACAACATGTTTTGATTTTAAGCCAATATGATCCTGAATTTGATTACTTTCAGTCAAAGGAACTTGACTCACCTTGTAAAGTGGGCGAAAACAAGAGGAAAGTGTAAATACAATAATCAAAAATACTATGGCTGTTAAAGATCTTGTAAGGTATATCTTTGTTTTCTTCATAATTTTAATTTAATGCTTAGAAACGGTATCCAAAACTTAACTCAAAAGGGTATAAAAACACATAACTACTTGGATAATAAAGATCATAACTTGAATTATTATTAACTTTCATTAAGCCTATTGCTGCATTTGTGCTAATAAAAAAAGAGTTATCAAACTTTATGGTAACACCATAGGCAATTGTAGTGCGATACAAATCACAACTAGCGTATTCAATAATATTAAAATTATAATTATTACTTTGATTGCTAAAAATTGCAACATTCTCGTAACCAACATTTAGTCTGACAAAACTATTGAATTTCTTTGCCTGGTGATGATTGGAATACATATAATAATTTACAAATGCATTAATTCCATAATCTGTTAGGCGCGCATTGTTATAATAATCTCGAAGATCAAAATCTCTGTTAGTAATAAAGAAATTTGAAACAACACTTCCACCAATCCCTAATTGTCCCTTGGCAAATATTCGCTCATAGCTAATAATATAATTTGGAAAGCGGAAGCCTGCCGAAATCAAATTAACCGAACGATCATCGTTTAGGTTTAAATTACTTAAAGATTGACTTTCAAAGCTCAGCTTCTTTCCCGAATCAAATTGAATATACAATATAGAAGACATGGCAATTTGATAAACACCTAAAACCGTAGTATCTTGATACCAAAATTTAACAATTTCTAATTCATAATTTATACTATTGATAATAATAGGAATTTCATTACCTGATCTTTTATGGATAATGGCATTTTCGTCTTTATAAACATCCTGAGCATTTGATGAGAATGCAAAAACAATTAATGCAGTAGTAAGTA
This region includes:
- a CDS encoding PKD domain-containing protein, coding for MKNYSNLQKTKIILLLFVSGFIYSLSSAQCDITVSEDTICIGRSISFSIPPTTTFSSIKWNFGDGVTSTQPTSTVNHSYSLPGIYMVDVRLYNSSGGITCNTGIYVHIEKPVADFDTMYSPGACAPQPVKFTDKSRMIGAIGHDSIVSWKWNFHDNKGNSSISYNKEPYHTYFSNGVFDVSLTVTTANGCIEKVTKPSFISIDGPTPKFWLYKNGKKIYTDTICVGDFVTILDSSENTDEWQFDKGDNSFFNSIGHTANHQRNIQYTKAGIYYIHLNASANVFYPTPPPGYWGDCTADYGRKDNPNDTFFTVVVLDAAQASFTASPMSGKAPVQVTFTNTSTVNSSDLLNYFWFFGDGDTSTLINPVHEYTYGAIFTAKLVIQTKSNCSGPYYIQTLNITSSIGEDDQYAQKIYPNPSSGELHIEHECLIKEISVLNAVGKIVKQQAQVQQRTYHFESLNLQRGLYLIKTQDINGKLYWSKLTIL
- a CDS encoding phosphatidate cytidylyltransferase, which produces MENIINSMGLNLYLILLVYYTIGALLVFKSNKNQEASKRKQNWIKYFSYLLIMTSLFTAILINPVIFQYICVLIIVSGLIEIIRNLIKKREIILGILTIAIYLIISFGFYRFSSLNQNLLFFTLAIVTVFDSFSQLAGQVFGKRKLFPKISPNKTIEGLIGGLIASMLTALLIFRLLELSLFQSLFYGFGTASFAFIGDILSSLCKRKLNIKDFSNILPGQGGIIDRFDSLMLGAIFMLLITNLNV
- a CDS encoding PKD domain-containing protein, which produces PINPAQYGIRVNAPLIPEKVEWNFGDGSGWHTNALLTDTISWIFNKLGDYNISMRTTDSNGCVQILEKKKFIKVIGIVADFDMMNSPQVCAPQPVKFIDQSLIINNYKYDYNQLGQIIDSFKIDSVVSWKWNFNDGRGSNSISHIKSPTHTYIKNGAFDVKLIVKLQNGCTDTILKKEFIRIEGPEAKFWIYKNGQKQYSDTICTGGFITILDSTIKTTHWQFVKGDNSILSDTVQPFNNLWEIQYNTPGVYHIYLNATVKVYYPTPPPGYWGDCTATYGREDNPYDTFFTVVVLDYPETDFTASPASGTAPLTINFSDNSTLAGGTITNYYWEFGDGGTSTLKNPSHTYTYGNKYSVSLVSTSDFGCSDTASKMHFINVTSSLAELDDSEPRIYPNPTTNELFIEYANLIQDISIINELGEIVLKRSDVKQKSYHFDFLDLDAGLYLVKTMDINGSVYWSKLTIM
- a CDS encoding radical SAM protein — translated: MNPPILSGLAKSILLARISLSVAFKMILAYPNLKALRKTKQEVRLLRDHYSQRTKINKVARVNKKVFISPNLQSWPSNHFHRNFLNIAKKHSGQSVELAEDIRLVLLAITKSCQMNCEHCYEAGNLNKQESLSLDDLKNVLRKLQDYSIPHFQLGGGEPMMRFDDLIALLNSADKSISDFWITTSGMSLNEEKALQLKKAGLTGVAVSLDHFDKEKHNAFRRHKNAFDWAKEAIESANRVGLATSLNICVTKEFCSSDNLMKFAELAKKWGVAFIQILEARKAGNYADKDVELSAEQHKIVEEFYFKLNQQKEFKKYPIAHYYSFRQRTSGCTAAGMRYLYVDTDGYVNTCPFCRGKGDHVLQADLNVSIQKLREQGCIKYKLGK
- a CDS encoding phosphatidate cytidylyltransferase is translated as MIRQLIIITLLLFGVSGILFGLEILHKKFAINPEYTRKSGHVIGTLASLILLYTLDSHWYVLGLELSIFFILFIGKLKGTFKAIENVNRKSSGSYLLPVSIYILFLVSSKFQNNLFFILPIFLLGISDPLAGLVGILFKAKSRKIKLFSFAFNKTILGSTTFFVSSLILSLITLFAFGFSWQQVILISVLVSSVSTLTELVSPKGIDNLTVPLVSLIVLLITIQ